A DNA window from Sediminitomix flava contains the following coding sequences:
- a CDS encoding c-type cytochrome, with protein sequence MSIGRSVTRLRFAILWLGLLLAANLSFGQGAGDGIPSDEGQVAAGAELFDANCSSCHAVHEQVVGPALKAVYERRDVKWIQNFVKYPKKVIDSGDEYAKALYEQYQQYMPNQAVSDEEILSILAYVKAETIAGPKVAEVATDPAAGDAAVAGAEQAVSTNLLIGIIIGLGVILVIVLVVLLMLINVLTKYLNQQKDLSSDDAAYVNQKFDLSAVFKSQIFVGFASFVFIIVVAKATIDGLFSIGVQQGYAPEQPIAFSHKLHAGYYEIDCKYCHTGVEKSKNANIPSANICMNCHSQVRTESEEIQKIYAAIENNQPIQWVRIHNLPDLAYFNHQQHVKVGGVECETCHGDIKEMEIVQQHSLLTMGWCIDCHRKTDVNTKGNEYYDRLVELHESTAKEPMKVENIGGLECAKCHY encoded by the coding sequence ATGAGTATCGGCAGAAGTGTTACAAGATTGCGATTCGCAATCCTTTGGCTTGGGTTACTGCTGGCGGCAAATCTCTCATTTGGACAAGGAGCTGGAGACGGTATCCCATCAGATGAAGGACAAGTTGCAGCAGGTGCGGAACTGTTTGACGCCAACTGTTCGTCATGTCACGCTGTTCATGAGCAGGTTGTAGGACCAGCTTTGAAAGCGGTATATGAGCGAAGAGACGTTAAGTGGATCCAGAATTTTGTTAAATACCCAAAGAAAGTTATCGATAGTGGGGATGAATATGCAAAAGCCCTCTACGAGCAGTATCAGCAGTACATGCCTAACCAGGCGGTATCTGATGAAGAGATTTTATCTATTCTTGCTTATGTGAAAGCGGAGACTATCGCAGGTCCTAAAGTGGCAGAGGTAGCAACTGATCCAGCAGCGGGCGATGCAGCTGTAGCAGGAGCTGAACAAGCAGTTAGTACAAATCTATTGATCGGAATCATCATTGGTTTAGGTGTTATCTTGGTGATCGTATTAGTTGTTCTTTTGATGTTGATCAATGTATTGACAAAATACTTGAACCAACAAAAGGATTTGTCATCAGATGACGCAGCTTATGTAAACCAGAAATTTGACCTTAGCGCAGTATTCAAGAGTCAAATATTTGTAGGATTTGCATCATTCGTATTTATCATAGTGGTAGCTAAAGCGACAATCGATGGATTATTCTCTATTGGTGTACAACAAGGTTATGCTCCTGAGCAGCCAATCGCTTTCTCACATAAGCTACACGCAGGATATTACGAAATCGATTGTAAGTACTGTCATACAGGCGTAGAGAAGTCAAAGAATGCAAACATTCCTTCTGCTAACATTTGTATGAACTGTCACTCGCAAGTAAGAACTGAGTCTGAAGAGATTCAAAAAATCTATGCTGCGATTGAAAATAATCAACCTATTCAGTGGGTAAGAATCCATAACCTACCTGACTTGGCTTATTTTAACCATCAACAACACGTTAAAGTGGGTGGTGTCGAGTGTGAAACTTGTCACGGAGATATCAAGGAGATGGAAATCGTGCAACAACATTCACTTCTAACAATGGGATGGTGTATTGACTGTCACAGAAAAACAGATGTGAATACAAAGGGTAACGAATACTACGATAGACTAGTTGAGTTGCACGAAAGCACGGCTAAAGAACCAATGAAAGTAGAAAATATCGGAGGTTTGGAGTGTGCGAAATGCCACTACTAA